The nucleotide sequence ACGAGGATGACGGACAGACTCCCTCTCGAAGAGATCGAGAAGATCATGTGCGACGCCCTCTCGATTGCGGCGGAATACGTAAAGGAGGGAAAGGCCGTTGCGCTCAAGAACGGGAGGCCGCACTATCCCGTCGAAGACGAGACCCTGGAATCCTCGAACAGGGTGCTCGTGCACGCAATTGAACTTGCCGCGGATTGCGGGTGTGCACTCCAGATCCATGCCGAGAGCGGGAAGTGTTCGGATGTCGTAAAGATGGCGGAGGATGCAAAGATGCCGGTCTACAGGGTAGTCAAGCACTTCGCAATCCCCGAGACCCCGCTCACCCCGTCGATGCTCGCGAAGCACGAGGCGATACCGGGGATGGCAAACGCCGGGAGGCTCATGACGATGGAGAGCGATTACATGGACGACAACGAGAGGCCCGGATCTGTAATCGGCCCGAGATCGGTCCCGCGGTATACGAGAAAGATGCTTGACTGCGGTTTGATCGACGAAGAGAGTGCATTCAGGATACACAAAGACAATCCCGAGAAGATCTACGGCGTGGAGATCACGCTCTGATTAATACCGCGATTGCTGCTACCAAAGCAGTTTAACCGATCGAAGCGATTAATATACAATGTATCTCCGAATATACAAGATGCCCGGCAAGGGAGAGATCGTTGCCGCGTGCGATCGTGAACTTCTCAACCGGACTCTGACCTTCGGCGATATCGAGTTCTTTGTCGATGAGAAGTTTTACGGCAATACCCCGGCAACTGAAGAAGAACTCATAACTGCGTTAAAGGAAGCTGAAAACGCCAACCTGGTGGGCATAAAGGTCGTATCCGTCGCAATCAGATGCGGGGCGGCGGAGCAGGAGTCCTGCCTCATGATCGGCGATATCCCGCACATCCAGATCTTATAAAATATGGATATTAAACAGAATATATGCCCAAAATGCGGCAGACCTACGGAAGAGGGCCTCTGCAGCAACTGCAGGGTCGAAGAGACCGAGTGGATGATCTGCCAGCCGCGTGTCCAGTGCACCCAGTGCCCCACCTGCGGGTCCCTGAAAACGGGAAGCATCTGGACTGACAGCCACCTCGAGAGGGAGAGCCTGATCGGGGAGCTTGCGATGTCGGGAGTAAAGCTCCATGAGGACGTCGAAGATATCAAAGTCACCCTCTCTCACCATGATCCGACCCCGAACAGGACCAGCGTGAAGGTGACAGTCGAAGCCACGCTATACGGGATTCAGGTTGAGCAGTCATGCAACATCCTGATTGTATGGATCGGCGAGCAGTGCGACCGGTGCAGCAGGCTCTCCGGGAACTACTATGCCGGGGTCATACAGGTCAGGGCGGACGGCAGGAAACCGGATGACTGGGAGAAGGCGAAGGCGGTCGAGATCGCCTACTCTGTTGAAGACTCCTGCCAGAACAGCGGCGACCGCCTCTCGTTCATAACGAAGACTGAAGAGACAAAGGACGGCGTCGATCTCGTCATCAGCAGCCATACGATCGGAGAGTCGATAGCCAAGGAGATCAAGAATCGCCTGGGCGGAAAATATACCCGTCATCCGAAACTCATCGGGGAGAAGAACGGAAAGCAGGTCTACAGGATAACATACCCTGTGAGGCTGCCGAAATTCAGGCGTGGCGACATTCTCGAGATTGGTAAAGAATACTTCGAGCTCCGTTCCAACGAATCGGGAAACATGAAGCTCTTCGACCTGCAGAACGGCGAGATCAGGTATGTCAACGAGAACGAACCCGCACGGCTCGTTGGAAACGTACTCGACTCGGAGACCGCTTTCGTCGCGTACAGGGAGAACGACACCTTCGGGATGCTCGACCCGAAGACATACGTGAATATCGAATGTATCAGAAAGCCCTGGCTCGAGGTCACCGAAGGCACCGAGGTCCGGTTCATCCGCGACAGGGAAAAAGACGCGATCATACTCCTGGGTTAGAGAGACATGCGGGCCAGAAAGATTCTGCTGGATTCACTTGCGGCCGCGATGGCCGACGAATGGGTTGACAAGAACAGGAAGCCCTTCGTCTCCGGCGATACGGCATATGTTCCGGTACGAACCGGTTATCCGGCCGATACGCAGCTCGACGAAAGACGGCCCTACAGGGGAAGGGGATACCAGATGATAGGCGACATCGCGGTCTTCCACGGTGAGAGGCCGGATGATTCCGACCTGAAGGGTCTTATCGAATGGAAGAATCCCCGTGCAGTCCTGTACATAAAAAATTACAGGGAGATCATGCGTCTCCCTGAGACAGAGACACTTTACGGCGAGTCTTGCGATGTTCTCCACAGGGAGGAAGGGTACAGCTTCCGGCTCGATCCATCGAAGGTGATGTTTGCGCAGGGAAACCGCGAGGAGAAGAAGAGGATGGCAGAGTTTGTCGCTGGTGCACCGGGGAAGGAGACCGAAAGGGTCGCCGACATGTTCGCGGGGATCGGATATTTTACGATCCCGATGGCAAAGGCCGGTGCATCCGTGCATGCGATGGAGATAAATCCCGTTTCCTTCGGTTACCTCAAAGAGAATATTGCCGAGAACTGTGTCGACGAAAACGTCACGGCAGAGAACGGAGACTGCCGGGATCTCCTGAAAGGCGAATACGACCGGGCCGTTATGGGCCATTTCGACGCACCTTCGATGCTCGGCAATATCCTCCCGCACATGAAGAGCGGCGGAACGATCCACCTCCACGCGATCGACGGCGGCACGGGAGGCAATGACAAGATTATAGATACCGCAGGAGAATATGGTTTTTCAGCAGTGGTAACTCTCAGGAGGGTGAAGAAGTACTCTCCAGGGAGCTGGCATACGGTGCAGGACGTGAGGCTTGAATGAAGGAGAAACTTCAGACACTTGAGAACAAGACGATAGTCCTCGGTGTTACGGGCAGTATCGCAGCGGTCGAGGTCATTAAACTCGCACGCGAACTGAGGAGAAAGGGTGCGTCGGTGAGAGGGGTTATGAGCAAAGCTGCCTGCGGAATTATTCATCCGGATGCACTCACTTATGCCTGCGACTTCCCTGCGATAACCTCGATCTCGGGCATGATCGAGCACGTGAAATACTGCGGGATCGGAGGGGAAGCTGACCTACTCCTGATCGCTCCTGCGACCGCAAATACGATCTGTAAGATTGCCGCCGGAATCGACGACACGCCCGTTACGACATTTGCCACGACCGCGATAGGAAGAGGTATGCCAGTCGTTGTAGTACCTGCGATGCACGAGAGCATGTACAACCACCCCGCGGTCAGGGACGCGATTGCAAAGCTCGAAGGCTGGAATATCACCGTCCTCTCCCCGCTGATGGAGGAGAACAAGGCGAAGATCCCCTCGATGCAGGAGATCGTCCTTACCGTCGAGAGGGAGCTTTCGGAAAAGCCTCTTGCGGGAGAGAAGGTTTTGATCACCTCCGGTGCATGCGTCGAAGAGATAGACGACGTCAGGGTGATGACGACGAGGTCGAGCGGAGCAATGGGCCGGGAGATGGCTCTTGCCGCATTCAGGCTCGGTGCGGACGTCACGGTAGTGCACGGCGGGGAGGAGATCCCGCTCGTCAGGAATATCGGGATCAGGAGCGCCTCCGAGATGAGGGAGGCCGTACTGGATATCCTGGAAAGTGAAAATCCCGGCTATTATGTAAGCGCTGCGGCGATCTCCGACTTTGCACCGGAAAGATTCGAAGGGAAGATCCCGAGCGGGACCCCCACGGCGATCAGGCTGAAGACACTTCCCAAACTTGTCGACGAGGTGCTTAGGAATCCCGGAACAAAGGTCATCGCCTTCAAACTCGGCTGGAACGAGATGGAGAAGGCACGCGAGATGATCGGGTCCGGGGTCTCCCTTGTCGCGGTAAATACCCCTGAATCGATGGGAGGGGAGACAGGCAGTTACACCCTCGTGACTTCCGGCGGCGAAAGCAGTGTTGAGGGAAGAAAAGAGGAGATTGCGGCGGCGATATGGAAAGAGATCGGGAAGCTGTAGCCTTCTGCCCCGGACATATATCGGGATGGTTTAAGCCCGTATTCATAGTTTCCGAGGGCCTCCCGGGGAGTGTCGGCGGCGGAATCGTGATCGACAGGGGAGTTGAATCGACCGCCGTTCCCTCGGACGAGACCAGAGTCACCTGCCTTTACACCGGCAGCGACGGATCTGTCCTGAAGACTGTCAAAGGCTCCTCTCCGGTGGAGCATGCACTTAAAACCGCAGGGATCACGGCGGAGATCGTTACGAGAAGCGATCTTCCACCTGAATCGGGCTTCGGCCTCAGCGGTGCCGCGATCATATCCTCGCTTGCGGCGGCGTCACGGGTCTCGGGAATTCGCCTGTCAAAGGAGCAGATATTCAGAATCGCATACGAGACGGAAGTTTCCCTGAGGACAGGTCTCGGGGACGTCCCCGCGATCGCTGGCGGAGGCTATGTATGCCGGAGAAGCCCGGGCCTGAAAGGAGAGATCATCAGGCGCTACGATATGGATGAGCCGATATTCGTCCTGAACTTCGGTCCGCTTCCTACAGCGGGTGTTCTCGGGGAGGAGAATGCCGTAAAAAGGATCGAAGATGCTTATTCGGGAAATTGCCCGGGGAGCCCGGCGGAGTTCTTCCGGACGGCAGGCGAGTTCTCCGAAAGATCAGGATTCATCACCCCTGAAGTACGCGATGTCCTCTCCGCCTGTGCTTCTAAGAAGATCCCGGCATTCATGACCATGCTCGGAAACGGGGTCGCCGCATACGGGAAAAATGCATCCGCTGTCCTCCGGGATTTCGGAACGCCTGAAGAGATGCACATGTCGAAGACCGGATTCACCGGAGATGGAGAAGATAAGATATGATACCCAAAGATCACCCGAGATACCGTTCGCTTGTAATGAGAGAGAAGATCGCCGATGCAGCACTGAAAGGAATCGTGGCGATGGAGGGCGTCGGCTCCCACGGAAGAGGAGAGGCATTCGATTATCTCATCGGGGAGAAGACGACGGAGAGTGCGCTTCTCGCAGAAAAAACCGCGGCAGCCCTCTTCCTCAATGCAAAGAAGCCGGTAATATCAGTAAACGGAAATGCGGCGGCACTTGCGGCAAAGGAGATCGCCGATCTCCAGAAGGCGACCGGTGCCGCAGTCGAGGTGAACCTCTTCCACAGGACGGAGGAGAGGGTCGAAAAGATAACCGCACTCCTCGAGGACGAAGGAGTTACCGTTCTTAAGGGAGAGTTCGAGAGACTGCTCCCGCTCTCCCACGACAGGGCGCTCTGCCTGAGGGACGGAATCTACAGCTGCGATGTAATCCTCGTCCCGCTCGAAGACGGTGACCGCTGCTCCGCCCTTGTGGACATGGGAAAGACCGTTATTACAATAGATCTAAACCCGCTCTCACGAACCGCGAAGACCGCGACACTCACCATAGTCGATGAGATCACACGTGCCCTTCCGAATATCACCGAAGCCTGCGGCCGGCTGGACAGCGATGAGATTAAGAAGTTAATAAGGAGTATTGACAACAAATATTTCCTCAACTCAGCAGTGAATGAGATAATGGGGAACCTCACCAATGCTATGGATTGAAAAATACAGGCCGACGAAATTTTCAGAAATAAAAGGGCAGGACGAGGTTATAGGCCATCTCGAAGGTTTTGTAGCCAGCTCGAAGCTGCCTCATCTTCTGCTCTTCGGCCCGCACGGGACAGGGAAAAGCTGTGCACTTGAGTGCCTTGCCAGGGGGATCTACGGGGAGTATTCTGCAGATAATTTAACGATAATCGAATCGGGAGCATTGTTCCGCCACGGAAAATCATGGCTTGAGAATATGGATAAGTTCTCCCACCTTTATAAAAAAGACGAGAGCGTTCTCTCGAACTTCAAGCGTATAGTCAGGTGGTACGCCTCCATGAAGCCGTTTAACGCGGAGTTCAAGATAATCGCGTTCGAAGAGGCCCACCTTCTTCCCTTCGATGCACAGGCGGCCCTGCGAAGAATCATGGAGAAATACAGTGCCACCTGCCGGTTTGTTCTCATGACACAGCAGCAGACCTCGGTCATCCCGGCAATCGCATCGAGATGTCTTCCGCTTTTTTTCAGGCCCCTCGACAACGAAGAGATAATCTCGGTTTTAAAGGAGATATCGTATGATGCGGGCGCCGGGTTCGCGATATCCGAAGAGGATCTCGAGTTCATAGCAGGCTCTGCAAAGGGCGACTGCAGAAAGGCCGTCACATACCTCCAGCTGTTCGTAATGAAGGGAGGAAGCCTGGATCTTGCGGACATATCAGGATCGGAGACCGAAATGATCGCCCGGTCGCTTTTTTCGGCAATGAAAGACCGCAACTTCCAGAAGGCAAAGGAATCAGCGGAGATGCTGATGATAGAGTACGGCCTTTCGGGCAGTGAGGTCATATCGGAGATCTCGAAGGTTGCAAACCTCGAGTATAACGATAAAAGGATCGCAATTGCTCTCGCTGATGCGGACATCAGGCTCTGCCACGCGGGCAATGAATTCGTCCAGGTGAACGCGGCACTTGCAGAGATAATTGCGGAGGTGTCCTTTGAGTAAGGTCTCGGTCCACTATGACAAGGTTGCCGACGATTACGACAACCATTACGATGCCAGCAACGGCCGCGACTATTACAGCCACATATGCGACGGCGTTATATCCGCACTCCCGAAGGACGGAAAGCTCCTTGATATCGGTTGCGGCACCGGCCTGTTCATGCAGCGGTATCTTAAGACCGGGAGGGAAGCGATAGGGATCGATATCAGCCAGGGGATGATTAGGAGGGCAAAGACAAGGAAGGTCTCCGACGTCGCTCTGGGAACTGCGGAGGTGCTTCCCTTCAGAAATGAGTCCTTCGATGCGGTATCGTCACTTCTTGCATTCTCCTACTTCCAGCACCCGGAATCGATGCTTGAGGAGTCGTTCAGGGTGTTGAAACCGGGCGGTTCGTTGTCCATCTGCACCCTGGGGAGGAACATCTTTACTTCTTTGGTTCCGGCGGCATACAGGATCGGGGAAAAGCTGAACGTGAAAAGGGTCGGAATGGCGTATTTCAGCGAACATTATTACAAGGAGGAAGAGATCAGAAAACTCCTTGAAGATGTAGGATTTGTCGATACGAATGTTTTCAGGCGCTCTTTCGCCCATGTCGACCTGAGGCCGTCCGTCTATTACCTGTCAAAAAAGATGGAGCCGTTTATTGAGAGCAGGATGCCCTATCTTGCATTTAACCTGTGTGCCTCAGGGAGAAAACCGGAAAAGAAAGAATAATTTTAGGGCTCTTCGCTAATCTGTGTGAATATAAAGATTATATTCAACTACTTTTGACAACCCCTCGCCGCGAACCGCACAGCAGATTCGCGGATCGGCCCCGACCCCGGGGCCTCTCAATTGTGATAGGCCACTCAGGGGATAGACGAGTATCCCCT is from Methanolacinia paynteri and encodes:
- a CDS encoding TatD family hydrolase is translated as EMTRMTDRLPLEEIEKIMCDALSIAAEYVKEGKAVALKNGRPHYPVEDETLESSNRVLVHAIELAADCGCALQIHAESGKCSDVVKMAEDAKMPVYRVVKHFAIPETPLTPSMLAKHEAIPGMANAGRLMTMESDYMDDNERPGSVIGPRSVPRYTRKMLDCGLIDEESAFRIHKDNPEKIYGVEITL
- a CDS encoding DUF424 domain-containing protein, whose amino-acid sequence is MYLRIYKMPGKGEIVAACDRELLNRTLTFGDIEFFVDEKFYGNTPATEEELITALKEAENANLVGIKVVSVAIRCGAAEQESCLMIGDIPHIQIL
- a CDS encoding 60S ribosomal export protein NMD3 → MDIKQNICPKCGRPTEEGLCSNCRVEETEWMICQPRVQCTQCPTCGSLKTGSIWTDSHLERESLIGELAMSGVKLHEDVEDIKVTLSHHDPTPNRTSVKVTVEATLYGIQVEQSCNILIVWIGEQCDRCSRLSGNYYAGVIQVRADGRKPDDWEKAKAVEIAYSVEDSCQNSGDRLSFITKTEETKDGVDLVISSHTIGESIAKEIKNRLGGKYTRHPKLIGEKNGKQVYRITYPVRLPKFRRGDILEIGKEYFELRSNESGNMKLFDLQNGEIRYVNENEPARLVGNVLDSETAFVAYRENDTFGMLDPKTYVNIECIRKPWLEVTEGTEVRFIRDREKDAIILLG
- a CDS encoding class I SAM-dependent methyltransferase, with translation MRARKILLDSLAAAMADEWVDKNRKPFVSGDTAYVPVRTGYPADTQLDERRPYRGRGYQMIGDIAVFHGERPDDSDLKGLIEWKNPRAVLYIKNYREIMRLPETETLYGESCDVLHREEGYSFRLDPSKVMFAQGNREEKKRMAEFVAGAPGKETERVADMFAGIGYFTIPMAKAGASVHAMEINPVSFGYLKENIAENCVDENVTAENGDCRDLLKGEYDRAVMGHFDAPSMLGNILPHMKSGGTIHLHAIDGGTGGNDKIIDTAGEYGFSAVVTLRRVKKYSPGSWHTVQDVRLE
- the coaBC gene encoding bifunctional phosphopantothenoylcysteine decarboxylase/phosphopantothenate--cysteine ligase CoaBC, yielding MKEKLQTLENKTIVLGVTGSIAAVEVIKLARELRRKGASVRGVMSKAACGIIHPDALTYACDFPAITSISGMIEHVKYCGIGGEADLLLIAPATANTICKIAAGIDDTPVTTFATTAIGRGMPVVVVPAMHESMYNHPAVRDAIAKLEGWNITVLSPLMEENKAKIPSMQEIVLTVERELSEKPLAGEKVLITSGACVEEIDDVRVMTTRSSGAMGREMALAAFRLGADVTVVHGGEEIPLVRNIGIRSASEMREAVLDILESENPGYYVSAAAISDFAPERFEGKIPSGTPTAIRLKTLPKLVDEVLRNPGTKVIAFKLGWNEMEKAREMIGSGVSLVAVNTPESMGGETGSYTLVTSGGESSVEGRKEEIAAAIWKEIGKL
- a CDS encoding pantoate kinase, encoding MERDREAVAFCPGHISGWFKPVFIVSEGLPGSVGGGIVIDRGVESTAVPSDETRVTCLYTGSDGSVLKTVKGSSPVEHALKTAGITAEIVTRSDLPPESGFGLSGAAIISSLAAASRVSGIRLSKEQIFRIAYETEVSLRTGLGDVPAIAGGGYVCRRSPGLKGEIIRRYDMDEPIFVLNFGPLPTAGVLGEENAVKRIEDAYSGNCPGSPAEFFRTAGEFSERSGFITPEVRDVLSACASKKIPAFMTMLGNGVAAYGKNASAVLRDFGTPEEMHMSKTGFTGDGEDKI
- a CDS encoding 4-phosphopantoate--beta-alanine ligase; protein product: MIPKDHPRYRSLVMREKIADAALKGIVAMEGVGSHGRGEAFDYLIGEKTTESALLAEKTAAALFLNAKKPVISVNGNAAALAAKEIADLQKATGAAVEVNLFHRTEERVEKITALLEDEGVTVLKGEFERLLPLSHDRALCLRDGIYSCDVILVPLEDGDRCSALVDMGKTVITIDLNPLSRTAKTATLTIVDEITRALPNITEACGRLDSDEIKKLIRSIDNKYFLNSAVNEIMGNLTNAMD
- a CDS encoding AAA family ATPase, which encodes MLWIEKYRPTKFSEIKGQDEVIGHLEGFVASSKLPHLLLFGPHGTGKSCALECLARGIYGEYSADNLTIIESGALFRHGKSWLENMDKFSHLYKKDESVLSNFKRIVRWYASMKPFNAEFKIIAFEEAHLLPFDAQAALRRIMEKYSATCRFVLMTQQQTSVIPAIASRCLPLFFRPLDNEEIISVLKEISYDAGAGFAISEEDLEFIAGSAKGDCRKAVTYLQLFVMKGGSLDLADISGSETEMIARSLFSAMKDRNFQKAKESAEMLMIEYGLSGSEVISEISKVANLEYNDKRIAIALADADIRLCHAGNEFVQVNAALAEIIAEVSFE
- a CDS encoding class I SAM-dependent methyltransferase, encoding MSKVSVHYDKVADDYDNHYDASNGRDYYSHICDGVISALPKDGKLLDIGCGTGLFMQRYLKTGREAIGIDISQGMIRRAKTRKVSDVALGTAEVLPFRNESFDAVSSLLAFSYFQHPESMLEESFRVLKPGGSLSICTLGRNIFTSLVPAAYRIGEKLNVKRVGMAYFSEHYYKEEEIRKLLEDVGFVDTNVFRRSFAHVDLRPSVYYLSKKMEPFIESRMPYLAFNLCASGRKPEKKE